The proteins below come from a single Argentina anserina chromosome 1, drPotAnse1.1, whole genome shotgun sequence genomic window:
- the LOC126789327 gene encoding 14-3-3-like protein GF14 kappa — protein sequence MASAVPEILSREQYVYMAKLAEQAERYEEMVSFMEKLVVASTAAGTELTVEERNLLSVAYKNVIGSLRAAWRIVSSIEQKEESRRNEDHVALVKQYRSKVETELSAICAGILDLLGSHLVPSATAGESKVFYLKMKGDYHRYLAEFKNGDERKTAAEDTMLAYKAAQDIALADLAPTHPIRLGLALNFSVFYYEILNSSEKACTMAKQAFEEAIAELDTLGEESYKDSTLIMQLLRDNLTLWTSDLQEQMDEA from the exons aTGGCCTCCGCCGTGCCCGAAATCCTAAGCCGCGAGCAGTACGTGTACATGGCAAAGCTCGCGGAGCAGGCCGAGCGCTACGAGGAGATGGTCAGCTTCATGGAGAAGCTCGTCGTCGCGTCCACCGCCGCCGGCACCGAGCTCACCGTCGAGGAGCGCAACCTCCTCAGCGTCGCCTACAAGAACGTCATCGGCTCCCTGCGCGCCGCCTGGCGCATCGTCTCCTCCATCGAGCAGAAGGAGGAGAGCCGCCGCAACGAGGACCACGTCGCGCTCGTCAAGCAGTACAGATCTAAAGTCGAGACCGAGCTCTCCGCCATATGCGCCGGAATCTTGGACCTCCTCGGGTCCCACCTCGTCCCGTCGGCCACCGCCGGCGAGTCCAAGGTGTTTTACTTGAAGATGAAGGGGGACTACCACCGGTACCTGGCCGAGTTTAAGAACGGCGACGAGAGGAAGACGGCTGCTGAGGACACTATGCTGGCTTACAAGGCCGCTCAG GATATTGCTTTGGCTGATTTGGCTCCTACACATCCGATAAGGCTGGGCCTGGCGCTTAACTTTTCGGTGTTTTACTATGAGATCCTCAATTCCTCTGAGAAGGCTTGCACCATGGCTAAGCAG GCCTTTGAAGAAGCGATTGCTGAGCTGGATACGCTGGGAGAGGAATCATACAAGGACAGCACTCTAATCATGCAACTTCTGAGGGACAACCTCACTCTCTGGACTTCAGATTTGCAG GAGCAAATGGATGAAGCTTAA